Sequence from the Rhizobium sp. TH2 genome:
CAAAGTCGCTGAGATGATGGAAATCGCCCACGAGACAGAAGGGCTTGAGCCTCGCACAGCGCGGCAGGTCGGCGGCAATGACGCGCCCGACTTGATCAGCTTGGTCCTGACACCGGAAGAGCGTGACCATATCTTGGAGCGCCGCGCTCGAACTCGGTTCGCATCGCTAGCCAGATAAATTCCCCTCTCCAGAGTTGCCGGTTCTCTTGTGTTGCTGCGTTAGTTTGCACTGCGGCGGGGCCATTTGCATTATCTGCCCGCTTCCAGCTGGATGGATCAGCCACGTTGAATGCGAACATTAGAGAATGCTTAGGGAGATGTGCAAATTCGTGTGGGGCAGGTTCTCCCCGAGGTCGCTCAGTCGCCTCTCTTTGGAAGTTCGTCTTTCAATCGGAGTTCACGATCATGATAAAATTCGAATGCACAGGCTCAGGTAGCACCTGGGAGTTTCGTCGCAATCAGCGTCTGGTCTGTTTTTTTTCGACGCGGGAAGTTGCGGAGAAAGTTGCTCTCCACTTTGCAGAGAACGTTTGCCGGAGCGGCAGACCGGCCCAGGTGACCGTACTCGACCGTGGACGAAAAGTTCTGACCAGAACCTTTGATCCGCCGGGATGCGCGAGCCAGGAGGCTAGTCAAGCTTTAGAACTGACTTGAAGGGCACTGTGAAGAGCTTCGTGCATCGCGGCATGAACATGCTCCTCAGAGCCGTAAACTTTTCTAGTTGAGTAAAGTTTCACGGCGTGTATGGGCCATTACGAACTGTGCGCTCCCGTACAAGTCAAGGTAAAAAAGAGGCCCGACCACCGAAGCAGCCGGGCAAGTCAAAGGTTTGGACGGCGCTTGAACGCGGGTTCGGCACTGATCGTTCCAGACGCATTTCTCGCTGATGGCTATTGTACCATAACCGACATTGCGCACTGAGGTGAGATGCTGCATCTTATCGGGAACCGGGCTCGCACCATGGTAACTTTTCGTGTCCCCAAATGCCGACAGTCGCCGGGGGTCCGGTCGCCTCTGCCTCCAAGAAAGACCTAGACAAAGGTATGAGCAAGTATTCGATAATCCGTATCACAACACGTACCAAAGTTTCGCCGTGAGAGAACTCCGCGTGGCCGGTTTTCATTGTGCTTAGCCACCCAATATTTTAGGCCAGCAGAATATTGAGAAGTTGCACACACGACCAAATCACTTCAAAACAACTCACCGGCCGGCACTACCCTGAGTCGCATGCGGCTCGCCGACCGGCCCATTTTATGGAGCTTTGATGCCTGATTTCGGCCCGGCCAGCTTGTCACCAACGTCAATTGAAAAGTCCTAGCCATCGACCCCGAGCGCGGCCTGGCGACGTGCGAAAACAGCGTACTCCAACGCCACCAGATGCGGACTATTCCCGTACGCGAACTTCGCGGCGTGGAGGCGGGTTGAGAGCCCACTCCCAAGATTATGTAATTGCCAACTCTTCCCGATTCTGGGAATAGGCTATTCCGCTTTGGCGGGCGTGGTGTGGCGAAAGCCAGGGGACCCACTCCCATCTCCCGACGGCGCATTGCCATGTCGCCGTCGGGCACCTGCGACTTCTTCATCGAAAACGATGGCATCGGCGGGCATTTGGGTGGACACACGGGGGGATGAAAAACCAGCGGCCCATCGTTGTGCAATAAGATCAGTTGGTTATCTCTTTTATGCGGTGCCTGTTGGTGGCAATGAACACCCAAGGAGGGTCTTTGGCCGGCTATGCTCGTGGGTCAGGGCCGGGTTATCAGCATATCCAAAACAGCTAATGAGAAACATCTGGCCGAGCGCCGCAGTACCGAATGGCCGCTTTGGGGCCGTGAGCAGACCGTCTGCTGCCAGAGTGGCGGAAGGGAACGCGAACCTTTGGTGCTCTTGACGAAGCCGCGATTTTTTTAGGCTGCGAGTGCTCGTTCAGTGGTCACCTGCGCAAAGTTAGCCGCCGACCTTGCTGACGATCAATGCAGAGCTATTATCGCCGTATTCAAACGACAATAGCCCCTAGACCAATCGCGAACTGAATCCCTTTGCGAGTTGGCGGAACGGGCAGTGTGATACCGGCTTCGGTTCCCCAATAATAGTCTAAGGAAAACCGTTTAGCGTGTTGATTGAACCGTTGAAGCCAAATTGAACGCTTCGGCCGGAACCTTCAGTTGATGAGTACGTTTAGTGCGGTTGTGACCGTATTCAGGGAGGAATTTATGTTGAGAGCATTCTTGGCCGCGTCCATCGCCGGCCTTTCGTTCGTTATACCCACAACATTGTATGCAGCAACAGAAATTCAGTGGTGGCACGCCATGACTGGAGCAAACAACGAGGTGATTGATCAACTCACTAAGGAGTTCAACGACAGTCAAAGCGACTACAAGATCGTTCCTGTTTTCAAAGGTACCTATCCAGAAACGCTGAATGCAGGCATTGCAGCCTTCAGAGCCAAGCAGCCGCCGGCCATCATCCAGGTGTTTGATGCAGGTAGCGGCGTCATGATGGGTGCCGAAGGGGCGATCGTTCCTGTCGCCGAGGTGCTCGAAAAGGGCGGCGCCAAGTTTGATAAGTCGCAATACCTGGCCGGGATCGCGGCCTATTATTCCAAGCCTGACGGCACCATGCTTTCATTCCCCTACAATTCGTCCTCGCCGATCCTCTATTACAACAAGGACATATTTGCGAAGGCCGGGCTCGATGCTGACAACCCGCCGAAGACTTGGCCGGAAGTGTTCGACGCAGCCAAGAAAATCAAGACGAGCGGGGCAGCTACCTGCGGTCTCACCTCGACCTGGCTGACCTGGATTCAGACCGAAAATTTCGCCGCCTGGAATAACGTTTCCTATGGCACCAATGAAAACGGCCTTGGCGGCAACGACGTAGAGCTCAAGTTCAACGGGCCGCTTTTCGTCCAGCATTTCCAGTCTATCGCGGACCTCGCCAAGGACGGCACGTTCCGGTATGGCGGACGCACATCGGAGGCCAAGCAGCTCTTCCTTTCCGGCGAATGCGGCATCCTCACGGAGTCCTCGGGCGGGTTGGGCGATATCATCAAGTCGGGCATCAAATACGGCATTGGTCAGCTTCCCTACTACGAAGGTCATGGGCCACAGAACACGATTCCCGGCGGTGCAAGTCTCTGGGTATTCGCGGGCAAGAGCGACGAGGAATACAAAGGTGTCGCGAAGTTCTTCGGCTTCCTGTCGCAGACATCGATCCAGGCTCGCCTACATCAGGTATCCGGATACATGCCGGTGACGAACGCGGCCTATGAGGAAACCAAGAAATCGGGCTTCTACGACAAGAATCCCGGTTGCGAGACGCCGATACTGCAGATGATGGGCAAGGCACCCACGGAGAATTCCAAGGGTGTTCGGCTCGTCAACCTGCCGCAGGTGCGCGACATCATGAACGAGGAATTCGAAGCAATGCTCAACGGCCAGCAGGACGCCAAGGCGGCCCTGCACAAGGCGGTCGAGCGCGGCAATGCGGCCATCGCCGCAGCCGTCGGCAACTGATCGACATCAGCACGCTTGCCGCCCGCCTCAATCGTGACGTGGGCGGCATCTTTGCCAGTCGCTTCAGGAGCATGCCGTGCAAAACGTCGCCTTCCCCAACAAGGTCCTGCCCTATCTGCTTGTCGCGCCGCAGATCATATTGACGATCATCTTCTTCTTCTGGCCAGCCAGCCAGGCGTTGTTCCAATCGACGTTGCGCGAGGATCCGTTTGGGATGAAAAGCGGCTTTGTCGGGTTGGCAAACTTCACCTCCGTGCTGGCGGATCCTGCCTACGTCAATTCACTGAAGGTGACGGTCGTCTTCAGCCTGCTGACGGCCCTCGTTTCGATGGGTGTGGCGCTTCTGCTGGCAACCGCCGCAGACAAGGTGATACGCGGGCAGACCTTCTATCGCACGCTGCTGATCTGGCCCTATGCCGTGGCGCCCGCAGTCGCCGGCATGCTGTGGCTGTTCATGTTCAACCCATCCATGGGCACACTTGCCTTTATGCTGCGTCGAAGCGGTTTCGCGTGGGATCCGGTGCTGAACGGCAACCAGGCCATGGCGCTGGTCGTCGTCGCGGCCGCCTGGAAGCAGATCAGCTATAACTTCCTGTTCTTCGTCGCGGGCCTGCAGGCGATCCCGAAATCGCTGATCGAAGCCGCGGCCATCGATGGAGCACGCAGTACAAGGCGCTTCTGGACGATCGTCTTCCCGCTTCTCGCGCCAACGACCTTCTTCCTGCTGGTCGTCAACACGGTTTATGCGTTTTTCGACACGTTCGGCATCATCCATTCGGTGACGGGCGGCGGTCCCGCTAAGGCGACAGAGACCCTCGTGTACAAGGTCTACAACGATGGTTTCGTCAATCTCAACCTGGGTTCGTCGGCCGCGCAGTCTGTGATCCTGATGGTCATCGTGATCGCGCTGACGGCCTTCCAGTTCCGCTTCGTCGAAAAGCGGGTGCACTATGGTTGAGGCGCGGAAATGATCGAGAAACGCCCAATCGCCAATCTCATCGGCCACCTCGTGCTGATCCTCGGGATCATCATCGTCGCCTTCCCTATCTATTATACGTTGATCGCCTCGACGATGACATCGGCGGAAATCATCCGCCCGCCCATGCCGCTCCTGCCCGGCGGCCACATGATCGAGAACTACGGCGAGGCCATATCCGGCGGTGTGGAGCGGGTTGTCGGCGTCAGCCTCGAGCGGCTCCTGTTCAATTCCTTCGTCGTCGCCCTCGCCATTGCGGCAGGCAAGATCATCATTTCATTTCTCTCAGCCTTCGCGATCGTGTTCTTCCGGTTTCCGTTCCGCATGCTGTTCTTCTGGATGATCTTCGTCACACTGATGCTGCCGGTCGAGGTTCGCATCCTGCCGACCTACAAGGTGATCGTCGACCTCGGGCTGATCGATACCTATGCGGGCCTGACACTGCCGCTGATGGCATCGGCGACCGCGACATTCCTGTTCCGACAGTTTTTCCTGACGATACCGGGAGAACTCGTGGAGGCAGCCCGCATCGACAATGCCGGACCCTTCCGGTTCATGCGCGATATCCTCCTTCCGCTGTCGAGCACCAACATCGCCGCGCTGTTCGTCATCCTCTTCATCTACGGTTGGACGCAGTATCTTTGGCCGCTTCTGGTGACCAACGACGCCAAGATGAACACCATCATCATCGGTCTTCGCAGGATGGTCGATTTCACGGATGCCTCGACGCCCTGGAACTACGTGATGGTCACCGCGATCCTCGCCATCATTCCCCCGATCGTCGTCGTCGTTCTCATGCAGCGCTGGTTTGTCAAAGGTCTTGTGGAGACGGAGAAGTAATGGCCAGGATTGTCCTCAATGACGTGCGCAAGCGCTATGGTTCCGTGGAAGCGATCAAGGGCGTTTCACTCGATATCGCCGATGGAGAACTGGTGGTTCTGGTCGGCCCGTCCGGCTGCGGAAAATCGACGCTGCTGCGCATGATAGCGGGCCTTGAAAGCATCACCGGTGGCGAGATCTCTATCGGCGACCGGGTCGTCAACGAGCTGGAGCCATCGGATCGCGATATCGCCATGGTGTTCCAGAACTATGCCCTTTATCCCCACATGACCGTCCGCCAGAACCTGGCTTACGGGCTCAAGAACCGCAATATGCCTAAGCCGGAGATCGAAGCGCGCATTGCCAAGGCGGCGACGGCACTGGAGATCGAAGCGTTTCTGGATCGCAAGCCACGCCAACTCTCGGGCGGGCAGCGCCAGCGCGTGGCAATGGGGCGCGCTATCGTCCGCGAACCTGCCGCGTTTCTATTCGATGAGCCACTGTCCAATCTCGACGCCAAACTCCGTGTCCAGATGCGGGTGGAAATCAAGCGCCTGCAGAGATCGCTCGCCACGACGAGCGTCTATGTCACCCACGACCAGATGGAAGCCATGACGCTCGCTGACAAACTGGTCGTCCTGAACGGCGGATTGATCGAACAGGTCGGCACGCCGATCGATCTCTATGAAAATCCCGCCACGACATTTGTGGCGACGTTCATCGGCTCCCCGTCAATGAACTTGCTCGGCCTCAACACAGACAAAAGCTGGACATTGATCCGCAAAAACGCGCTTCCCGGCGGGGCGGCTACGCTGGGCATTCGGCCTGAAGACATCGCTCCAATCGAACTTTCCAGTGCAACGAATGAGGGCTTTCATGCGCAGGTGACGGTCGCCGCAGTGGAGTTGGTCGGTGCGGAAAGTTACGTCCATAGCCTGTTCCAAGACGGCGCCCCGCTTGTTTTTCGCGTGCCGGGCCGATCCAGGATCGAGATGGACGATGTCATTGCCGTACACGCAGGGACGAGCAGTTTTCATTTTTTCGACGAGCATGGCCGAAAGATTTCCTCGTGAGGCCGGCCGTCACTCCGTCACTAAAGTAGACGATGGGAGATGGGTGATCATAGTTGACGGTCGATGCTCTTCTTGCCATGGTAGCGCTATCATGGCCTGCCATGCCGTCGGCCGTCCGAATCGGGGGAGGATGCGAATACTCGGTAAGCTTGCAGAAAACGCAAACCTATGAAGTCGGAGTTCGGGAGGAGCTTGAATGGCGGGAGTTGAATTTGTCGATGTAAGGAAGTCCTTCGGGGCATTTCCCGTCATCAAGGGCGTGAACATCGAGATCGAGGACGGCGAGTTCGTCATTCTCGTCGGCCCCTCCGGCTGCGGCAAATCCACCTTGCTTCGCATGCTGGCGGGACTGGAGAACATCTCGGCCGGCGAAATCCGGATCGGCGGGGAGGTCGTCAATAATTTTCCGCCCAAGGATCGGGACATCGCCATGGTGTTCCAGAACTATGCGCTCTACCCGCACATGACGGTCGCCGACAATATGGGTTTCTCGCTCATGCTGAGCGGCACATCCAAGGCCGAGATCGAGAAGCGGGTCACGCCCGCCGCCGAGATCCTCGGCCTGACCAAGCTTCTGGACCGCTATCCGCGCCAGCTCTCAGGCGGCCAGCGCCAGCGCGTAGCCATGGGCCGTGCGATCGTGCGCGATCCACAGGTGTTTCTGTTCGACGAACCGCTGTCGAACCTCGATGCCAAGCTTCGCGTCGCCATGCGCGCCGAGATCAAGGGGCTGCACCATCGGCTGAAGACGACCACCGTCTACGTGACCCACGACCAGATCGAAGCCATGACCATGGCCGACAAGATCGTCGTCATGCATGACGGCCTGGTCGAACAGATCGGAACGCCGCTCGATCTCTACGACAATCCGGTCAATCTCTTCGTCGCGGGCTTCATTGGCTCTCCGGCGATGAGCATGATCAAGGGCCGCCTGGATCCGGCCAATCCTCAGAGCTTCATCGCGTCGAACGGCTCCACCCTGCCCGTCGGGCGTGCCGCCGCCTCGGCCACCGGCCGCGAACTCGTCTATGGCCTGCGACCGGAATTCATTTCTCTCGACCCGAACGGAATACCGGTCGAAGTCGTGGTGACGGAACCCACTGGCTACGAGACGCAGATGATCGTGCGGCTGGGCGGCGAGGACGTGAGTTGCGTGTTCCGCGAACGCGTGGCGGCCAAGCCGGGCGAAACCATCAATGTCGCGATCGATGCCGATCATGTGCATCTGTTCGACGTCGAGACCAGAAGCAGGCTGGTGGACTGATATCGCCTCGCACCCGGGCAATGAGGGAAGAGGAGCCCTCCTGCCCGGTCCAGGAATTGGCGTTCCGGCACCGCCGGAACCCGTTGCAGCCACATCCGCAAAACGGGAGGCGGATGTCGGATCGACGAATTCCCGACATGACCAGGAGGAGTCACAATGACCATCAAGAGACGTGAATTTCTTGCAGCATCTGCCGCTGTCGCGGGTTTGACCGGATTTGGCGTCCGCCCGTCCTTCGCCCAGGCCGCCGAGCCGGCCTACAAGCCAGAGGAAGGCGCGAGCCTGCGACTTCTGCGCTGGACCCCCTTCGTCAAGGGCGACGAAGACGCCTGGCTCGCCAACACTAAAAAGTTCACCGACGCAACCGGTGTGCAGGTGCGCGTCGACAAGGAAAGCTGGGAGGACATACGTCCGAAGGCGGCGGTGGCGGCCAATGTCGGATCGGGGCCTGACATGGTCATGTGTTGGTTCGACGATGCCCATCAGTATCCCGACA
This genomic interval carries:
- the ugpB gene encoding sn-glycerol-3-phosphate ABC transporter substrate-binding protein UgpB, with the protein product MLRAFLAASIAGLSFVIPTTLYAATEIQWWHAMTGANNEVIDQLTKEFNDSQSDYKIVPVFKGTYPETLNAGIAAFRAKQPPAIIQVFDAGSGVMMGAEGAIVPVAEVLEKGGAKFDKSQYLAGIAAYYSKPDGTMLSFPYNSSSPILYYNKDIFAKAGLDADNPPKTWPEVFDAAKKIKTSGAATCGLTSTWLTWIQTENFAAWNNVSYGTNENGLGGNDVELKFNGPLFVQHFQSIADLAKDGTFRYGGRTSEAKQLFLSGECGILTESSGGLGDIIKSGIKYGIGQLPYYEGHGPQNTIPGGASLWVFAGKSDEEYKGVAKFFGFLSQTSIQARLHQVSGYMPVTNAAYEETKKSGFYDKNPGCETPILQMMGKAPTENSKGVRLVNLPQVRDIMNEEFEAMLNGQQDAKAALHKAVERGNAAIAAAVGN
- a CDS encoding sn-glycerol-3-phosphate import ATP-binding protein UgpC; amino-acid sequence: MARIVLNDVRKRYGSVEAIKGVSLDIADGELVVLVGPSGCGKSTLLRMIAGLESITGGEISIGDRVVNELEPSDRDIAMVFQNYALYPHMTVRQNLAYGLKNRNMPKPEIEARIAKAATALEIEAFLDRKPRQLSGGQRQRVAMGRAIVREPAAFLFDEPLSNLDAKLRVQMRVEIKRLQRSLATTSVYVTHDQMEAMTLADKLVVLNGGLIEQVGTPIDLYENPATTFVATFIGSPSMNLLGLNTDKSWTLIRKNALPGGAATLGIRPEDIAPIELSSATNEGFHAQVTVAAVELVGAESYVHSLFQDGAPLVFRVPGRSRIEMDDVIAVHAGTSSFHFFDEHGRKISS
- a CDS encoding ABC transporter ATP-binding protein; translated protein: MAGVEFVDVRKSFGAFPVIKGVNIEIEDGEFVILVGPSGCGKSTLLRMLAGLENISAGEIRIGGEVVNNFPPKDRDIAMVFQNYALYPHMTVADNMGFSLMLSGTSKAEIEKRVTPAAEILGLTKLLDRYPRQLSGGQRQRVAMGRAIVRDPQVFLFDEPLSNLDAKLRVAMRAEIKGLHHRLKTTTVYVTHDQIEAMTMADKIVVMHDGLVEQIGTPLDLYDNPVNLFVAGFIGSPAMSMIKGRLDPANPQSFIASNGSTLPVGRAAASATGRELVYGLRPEFISLDPNGIPVEVVVTEPTGYETQMIVRLGGEDVSCVFRERVAAKPGETINVAIDADHVHLFDVETRSRLVD
- the ugpA gene encoding sn-glycerol-3-phosphate ABC transporter permease UgpA translates to MQNVAFPNKVLPYLLVAPQIILTIIFFFWPASQALFQSTLREDPFGMKSGFVGLANFTSVLADPAYVNSLKVTVVFSLLTALVSMGVALLLATAADKVIRGQTFYRTLLIWPYAVAPAVAGMLWLFMFNPSMGTLAFMLRRSGFAWDPVLNGNQAMALVVVAAAWKQISYNFLFFVAGLQAIPKSLIEAAAIDGARSTRRFWTIVFPLLAPTTFFLLVVNTVYAFFDTFGIIHSVTGGGPAKATETLVYKVYNDGFVNLNLGSSAAQSVILMVIVIALTAFQFRFVEKRVHYG
- the ugpE gene encoding sn-glycerol-3-phosphate ABC transporter permease UgpE; its protein translation is MIEKRPIANLIGHLVLILGIIIVAFPIYYTLIASTMTSAEIIRPPMPLLPGGHMIENYGEAISGGVERVVGVSLERLLFNSFVVALAIAAGKIIISFLSAFAIVFFRFPFRMLFFWMIFVTLMLPVEVRILPTYKVIVDLGLIDTYAGLTLPLMASATATFLFRQFFLTIPGELVEAARIDNAGPFRFMRDILLPLSSTNIAALFVILFIYGWTQYLWPLLVTNDAKMNTIIIGLRRMVDFTDASTPWNYVMVTAILAIIPPIVVVVLMQRWFVKGLVETEK